In Cydia pomonella isolate Wapato2018A chromosome 1, ilCydPomo1, whole genome shotgun sequence, one genomic interval encodes:
- the LOC133516827 gene encoding uncharacterized protein LOC133516827 has translation MCTNFKDIHRLNNNCYTLFQIKALEQQQNQPLVIREIPDKPPPPYTPPNNALAKTSRMFVLNDDLEEKIHRHIAHGEDFPYDPSDAFSVFIKDICEESLARQKQELSDQPWDACNLLPNEQELSPDKRGLKTISEVKQVLSGISPTVVSGVGARRSDHIDDILFAEWRRCEPEWTNLHSEEAGVKAQVFESLFQKVLSETIDQYKQTVLGLITSDEIHEKSFRKKKSTAKIRRVLKICNV, from the exons ATGTGCACAAATTTTAAAGATATACATAGGTTGAATAATAATTGTTACACTTTATTTCAGATAAAAGCTTTAGAGCAGCAACAAAATCAGCCACTAGTCATCCGAGAAATACCTGACAAGCCGCCGCCGCCCTACACGCCACCCAACAACGCCCTAGCCAAAACTTCACGTATGTTCGTTCTGAACGACGATttagaagaaaaaatacatcGGCACATAGCACACGGAGAAGACTTCCCTTATGATCCTAGCGACGCGTTTAGCGTATTTATAAAAGATATTTGCGAAGAATCTCTAGCTAGACAAAAACAGGAGCTAAGCGATCAGCCGTGGGATGCGTGTAACTTGCTGCCGAACGAGCAAGAGCTTAGTCCAGATAAGAGAGGACTGAAAACGATAAGTGAAGTCAAACAAGTGCTGTCTGGAATTTCGCCGACTGTGGtttcag GGGTGGGTGCCCGGCGATCGGACCACATCGACGACATCCTGTTCGCGGAGTGGCGGCGCTGCGAACCCGAGTGGACCAACCTCCACTCCGAGGAGGCCGGCGTCAAGGCACAAGTGTTCGAGAGCCTCTTTCAAAAAGTTCTTAGCGAGACTATCGACCAATACAAACAGACCGTTCTCGGATTAATTACATCAGATGAAATTCACGAAAAAtctttcagaaaaaaaaaatctaccgcCAAAATTAGGAGAGTCTTAAAAATATGTAACGTGTaa